The following is a genomic window from Colletotrichum lupini chromosome 5, complete sequence.
AGTCAAACGCTCATCCCATGTTGGCGGGGAATGGCATAGCAGCTGACTTACCGCTCAAGTGCCCATCTACGGGTGGTCCCGTCTTGGCCACCGCTCCCACCTTCGGGACTATACTTAGCAGCCACCGGCGGGGTGACCCATCTGCCGTCTCGCCAGAAGAATGGGGTTGTCAGGCTACCTTCCATGATAGACCCGTCTTTTGAGTTTATGAGAAGGACTTCCTTGCGATCTGCCAGGCTGATAATCGCTCGACTACGAGCTGTATCATACATATTCCTCTCTGTAGTCTTGTAGTGTGTATACTCGGATTGTGTGGTCTTTGTGTTATCAACCACTACTATCATGGGATTCTCTTCCAAAGGATAGCCCGCTTCTGTCGATTGTCCTGGGGAGGGAAGCCGTTCTGGGAAGAGGTTCTCAAGCGACACCGCTGGGACTTGTGATCCTTCGCAGGTGAGGCGTCCTTCTGAGGTCAACAAGACTTTGACTCGTAATGGTTTCTCTCTTCCATGCTGAGTCAAGAAAGTCTCAATCGCCTCAGTCAGTCTCTGGAGGCCGTCCGATCCAGAGATAGCCTCGATGGCAGGGGTCCAATTCCAATAGGTGGCAGCCCGCAGCATCCGATCCCGGTGCAGATCTAGCATGTAGAAAGGTGAGGTCATCTTGGCGTTCCATCCTGCGTTGGCCAGGCGCCGCTTCGGTACGCCTATCAAGCCAGGGTCGTATCGAAGCGATGTGAATAACTGGAAGTTGGCCATGGTGCTGGGCTTTTTGTGTCAACCTTGGTGACTGATGCAGAATAATAGGTGAATGGTTGAAATTGACAATTTGAGAGTTCCGCGAGCGCGCCAGCGGAGAATAGTATTCTCTGATGCTTAAGAGAAAGAGTATGGTGACGTATTTTGACGAGAACAGAAGCGCAAAAGTCGGGTTTTGAGTTCAAGAGCGTTAAGTACAAATATGACCGCAAGAACCACCCTGGTTCAGAAATGTTCATACCGGGGTTACAGCGGGAGATGCTTGGGCCGCAATGATCTCCCGTAAGTTTATGTAAGCAGCACAAGGGTTCTTCACCAGCGAACACCGAACATCGCTGGATTGATGTTACAACAATTACAGGTGAATCGATGATTCGAGGACAACAGATGAAACAGCCATTCGGAGAACCTACGAGTTCAGAAATTGCGAGCCAATATGGAGTTAGAAAAAGAAGCCAGCGCCTTCTTTTCAGAATGGACAGATCGCCTTGGGATAAGCAAGAGACCATCCAAGTTAGTGACTAGTGACCGCAAAGTACGACATCAAGCAGAACAAGAGCTGAGATGATCAAGATGTCCTGAGATGGGTATCTGAAGAATGTCGGATCCTTTCTCCTGATAAACTAAGCTAAGCTGGTAGGTAGCTCGATATCAACTCCTTCTTCCGCCATGCCAAGGAAAAGGCCTCGTTGACTCTAGTAGACTGTCGAAGATAGGAATTAGATTGCACCATACATATACACGTCCAAGACTTCAAACTTATATGCACCAAAATCTCCAGTTATTTGCTTGAAGAAATCTAGATTCAACTATGTATCATAAGGACGTTGCCCCTTGAGACCCATAAGCCATTGCCCGATGTCTTAGGATGAGAAGCCGGGAGTACTTCGGTGTGACCACCCTACATACGTAGCAGACAATACAATTAACCTGTCAATTACTTGGGAGATGTGGAAGTCCATATCGCCACAGTCGTGTCGTGCTGTGTCCGAGGTGAGGTTGTCGAGACCCGGGAGAAGTCTTGGTGATCCTGTGATAGTGTCTACCCTTGCCGGCATCATATTTTCATTTCGGAAAGGTGCCAGACTTCCCTTACTTTCCGAGTTTGAAGTCACCTATGGTTCTAGTTTATAGAGGTACTAATAGGCTGTGATCACAATCCAAAACAAAACCCAATGTTCTTAATAGTCTTGGAATCTCGTGAGGCAATCGGTATCTCTCAACCACCATTTCGGAAACTTCAACGCACTCTTTCACATGACCGTCAGCTTACTTCACCTTATCTTGGATGGTTGAAGAGTCCTGTGACCTTTTTGAAGACTTTGGACGTCTACTAGTTGGGCATTTCAAAACTTCATATATTCATGATCGTGGGCTTGCGGGCCTTTGGACAACCCAAATTTTCCTCACCTCTGCGACTCAAAACAGCCGACCAATCATAAGCGGGCATTTCCTATGCTTGAATTATACTTGAATTGAAGAAGTCTGGTGTGACGCTGTCTGTTATCTATAGAGAGTGCCGCCCCTCCTCATCTCTACTGGACCAGCGAGCGTAGGTGGGGGTGGGTGAATGTGTCATGTTGGCATCTGGTACCTTGCTTGTGGTGGTTGACCGCAGCCTTTCAAACAGAAAGGATGCAACCTTCAAATCAAAACGACATCACCGGAATACAGTGTCACTTCGTATGTTATGGTTGCCAATCGACCGGCCGTCAACCCGATGTCTGACCACAAGCAAAGTGTGACTTAACCAGTGACCAACTGGGAGGTGAGGAGTCAAAGATAAATTTGTCTGAGTTGTGTTTGGCCTGTCATATCTCAAGATGATTCATGGGAAATGGGTTCGGCTGGATTGGAACTTGTTTGTACAAGATCTGTCACTTCCATGTAGTTCTCGTCAGAGCGAGACAGTATAGATCATAGTAAATTAGAAGATGCCAGTTTGGAGTATCAAAGTTAGAAGGAGTCGGTCAGTCATGGAAGGTAAAGTAGGTAAAGAACACAAGGCGGAATGCGATAGATGATATGGGATAGCATGGTAGACATTCAGTCGTTTTGGTGATGGTCTGTAATGGTGGGCGTAACCCACCGTGTTTTACCAAACAGACATCATGGCAACGGTGACATGTCTTCGACATATAGAGTCATTGTATGCGACAACCCCCTTTGTTTCCAGTGAGACTACATTATGTGAGTTAATGTGACTGACGTTGTATAAAGGTGAGGTTGACCTTTTCAAAGAGAAGACATTGGAGAGATTTTATTGTTATTTGATACCAAAATAAGCACAGTTCAGTTTCCCTCCGAGTCCATGCGGTGACATGGCTTGTCTGTCAAGGTACTTTACCTCACAGGCTCACGCTGCATGCTGGGTGCCGCCCGCGGGCTCTGGCTGACCAACGCACCCTTGCCTTGAGGACAATCGGGACCCTCTTTGGTTACGTAGTGTGCAGATTTATAGGCGGTCCTCCCTTGCGCCCCCACTCTTAAATCGCCTCAGGCAAAGCTGATTTGATGAATGACAGCACCAAGCAGAGGCAACTGCCCGGAAAAACTCCTCACGAGCTTCCCCGTTGCGCAATAATTTTTTGAGGACGGTTACTGTCCGGAAGCTCCTGGCCCAGCGCAAGtgcaacagcaacagcaaaaGCAACAGAGCAACAACACCTGCAGCTCCTGCACCCTCTACATCATCGACCACACTGGTCAGCCCATTAATTACATTCCTTTCGACCTCGCGACTTTTCTTCCTAGAACACCTCTGATACCTTTCTTCCCTTTCTCTCTCAATTGCTCTTGGGCTCGTCGCCATCATGTCGAATCCCCTGCCGTCCGTGCCTCCCATGGCCAGCCCTCCGACTGTCATCCCCGTTGATTCGTCTTCTGGCCTTTGGGATCGCATCACCTCATGGGCTTCGGATAATAAGGCCATTGTCTACACTGCCGCTGGTGTCGCCGTCGTCGCTACCGGTGCTGGTGTCATCTACTTCCTCAACAGCGACTCCGTACGTCATGCTTCCCATCTTATCCTCGCGACCCTCGTCGTCATGCGATCCAATTTTTCCACCCGTTACTACCGAGATCTTGGCGTCTATTACTAGCACCAGGTTGCTCCTCTCTCAAATAGCAAAGCTAACTCAAGTGCGATTGAAGAAGACAGACTCGACACCAAAGCTCAGCAAGAAGGAgcgaaggaaaagaaaggAAGCCGAGCGGAAGGCTGCAGCAGATGCCGAAAAGCAGCCCACACCTGCAGAGGCCGCAGCCCCTGCATCATCCAAAGCAGCCAGCGTCGAGTCCGCCGACGAACTTCCCGAGATCACCGAGGCGACTGTTGCCGAGTTCACTACCGAAGAGCGGGAAAAGTATGCCGCCAAGC
Proteins encoded in this region:
- a CDS encoding aminodeoxychorismate lyase — protein: MANFQLFTSLRYDPGLIGVPKRRLANAGWNAKMTSPFYMLDLHRDRMLRAATYWNWTPAIEAISGSDGLQRLTEAIETFLTQHGREKPLRVKVLLTSEGRLTCEGSQVPAVSLENLFPERLPSPGQSTEAGYPLEENPMIVVVDNTKTTQSEYTHYKTTERNMYDTARSRAIISLADRKEVLLINSKDGSIMEGSLTTPFFWRDGRWVTPPVAAKYSPEGGSGGQDGTTRRWALERGLAVEEEVKVDSLVGGEPCWISNGVRGFTFGIIKLDDA